In Malania oleifera isolate guangnan ecotype guangnan chromosome 8, ASM2987363v1, whole genome shotgun sequence, a single window of DNA contains:
- the LOC131162459 gene encoding NDR1/HIN1-like protein 12 has protein sequence MASGSGYSPPTLGRGVCTFFTIFLLLAGVTALTVWLVYRPHRPQFIVVGAAVYALNTSAPPMISATMQFTILTRNPNRRVSIYYDRLSAFVSYRNQAITPSAALPPLYHRRHCTVSLSPVLGGSAVPISAEVANGLAVDQAYGVVGLRVALLGSLRWKAGAIKTAHYGVYVRCDVLVGLKPGLVGPVPLLGAPGCAVDV, from the coding sequence ATGGCTTCCGGATCAGGCTACTCCCCCCCTACCCTCGGCCGCGGCGTCTGCACCTTTTTCACCATCTTCCTCCTCCTCGCCGGCGTCACCGCCCTCACTGTCTGGCTTGTCTACCGCCCCCACCGCCCCCAGTTCATTGTTGTCGGCGCCGCCGTCTACGCCCTCAACACCTCCGCACCGCCCATGATCTCCGCCACCATGCAGTTCACGATCCTCACCCGCAACCCCAACCGGCGCGTCTCCATCTACTACGACCGCCTCTCCGCCTTCGTCTCCTACCGGAACCAGGCCATCACTCCTTCCGCCGCGCTCCCGCCGCTCTACCACCGGAGGCACTGCACGGTGTCGCTTTCGCCAGTGCTGGGGGGCTCGGCGGTGCCGATTTCGGCGGAGGTGGCCAACGGGCTGGCGGTGGACCAGGCGTACGGGGTGGTGGGGCTGAGGGTGGCGCTGCTGGGGAGTCTGCGTTGGAAGGCCGGAGCCATCAAGACGGCGCATTATGGGGTTTACGTGAGGTGTGATGTATTGGTGGGTCTGAAGCCGGGTCTTGTGGGTCCGGTCCCTCTGCTCGGAGCTCCGGGTTGCGCCGTCGACgtttga